From one Cryptosporangium phraense genomic stretch:
- a CDS encoding DUF3105 domain-containing protein produces the protein MAGYPTPGGPASGYPAPGGPASEYSPGLTAGYSAPSGPTSGFPGPGFPPPPGTPGYATPQAAFGGSPTPPPGFPAANTPSYYPTGYPQPAPPRTHGKLIAGIVIGIVVVLLLCGGAVTAALLLFSNETSVDSDTTNANATIDGVVDYRTTRPDILTRQHVSVTPTYSVRPPVGGNHDATWQNCEGDVYANPIGDAHAVHSLEHGAVWITYRPDLPADQLESLKSKVTGREYTMLSPYPTLDQPISLQAWGYQLKVDSADDERIDQFLNKYRMTASIEPGAPCSNGTTASG, from the coding sequence GTGGCCGGGTACCCCACCCCCGGCGGCCCGGCCTCCGGATACCCCGCTCCCGGCGGCCCGGCGTCCGAGTACTCCCCTGGACTGACGGCCGGGTACTCCGCCCCCAGCGGCCCAACAAGCGGCTTCCCCGGCCCGGGGTTCCCCCCACCACCTGGAACCCCCGGCTACGCCACCCCCCAAGCCGCCTTCGGCGGGAGCCCCACCCCACCCCCGGGCTTCCCAGCGGCCAACACCCCCAGCTACTACCCGACGGGCTACCCCCAGCCCGCCCCACCCCGCACCCACGGCAAGCTCATCGCCGGGATCGTCATCGGCATCGTCGTCGTGCTCCTGCTCTGTGGCGGCGCCGTCACCGCCGCCCTGCTGCTGTTCAGCAACGAGACCTCCGTCGACAGCGACACCACCAACGCCAACGCCACCATCGACGGCGTCGTCGACTACCGCACGACCCGCCCCGACATCCTCACCCGCCAGCACGTCTCCGTGACCCCGACGTACTCGGTCCGTCCCCCGGTCGGCGGCAACCACGACGCCACCTGGCAGAACTGCGAGGGCGACGTCTACGCGAACCCGATCGGCGACGCCCATGCCGTCCACAGCCTCGAACACGGCGCGGTGTGGATCACCTACCGTCCCGACCTGCCGGCCGACCAGCTCGAGTCCCTCAAGAGCAAGGTCACCGGCCGCGAGTACACGATGCTCAGCCCCTACCCCACGCTCGATCAGCCGATCTCCCTGCAAGCCTGGGGCTACCAGCTCAAAGTCGACTCCGCCGACGACGAGCGCATCGACCAATTCTTGAACAAATACCGCATGACGGCCTCCATCGAACCCGGCGCCCCCTGCAGCAACGGCACGACCGCCAGCGGCTGA
- a CDS encoding DUF305 domain-containing protein: protein MAQRRGFADARRRLDELGAADDAEAESAEPETNDDPDVEERTALLHDADDDVPDPSDRGPTDEADRGPEAEDLESAEVPRRRAGRKTRIFRAVMAAILVLAVGFGIGVWVGTPHRPADDSADAGFTRDMMTHHAQAVTMASLEYRVTDDAPLRQIAVDITLTQQAQIGIMIAWLRNWDLNPTSTQPQMAWMPDGGRALIVDGRMPGMATDAQLEQLQTSTGTARDLLFIKLMIAHHLGGIHMADAALNQAKDDQVLYLAHQIKDSQQSEIEALQQEQKRLTGQK, encoded by the coding sequence GTGGCGCAGCGACGGGGTTTCGCCGACGCGAGGCGTCGGCTGGACGAACTCGGCGCCGCGGACGACGCCGAGGCCGAGTCGGCTGAGCCCGAGACGAACGACGATCCGGACGTGGAGGAGCGCACCGCGCTCCTCCACGATGCGGACGACGACGTCCCAGATCCGTCGGACCGCGGGCCGACGGACGAGGCGGATCGCGGACCGGAGGCGGAGGATCTCGAGTCGGCGGAGGTGCCGCGGCGGCGAGCCGGCCGGAAGACGCGCATCTTCCGAGCCGTCATGGCCGCGATCCTGGTCCTGGCGGTGGGCTTCGGAATCGGCGTCTGGGTAGGCACCCCGCACCGCCCGGCCGACGACTCAGCCGACGCCGGCTTCACCCGCGACATGATGACCCACCACGCCCAGGCCGTCACGATGGCGTCCCTGGAGTACCGAGTCACCGACGACGCCCCCCTACGCCAGATCGCCGTCGACATCACGCTCACCCAGCAGGCTCAGATCGGCATCATGATCGCCTGGCTACGGAACTGGGACCTCAACCCCACCAGCACCCAACCCCAGATGGCCTGGATGCCCGACGGAGGCCGAGCCCTCATCGTCGACGGCCGCATGCCCGGCATGGCCACCGACGCCCAGCTCGAACAGCTCCAGACGTCGACCGGCACCGCCCGCGACCTGCTGTTCATCAAGCTGATGATCGCGCACCACCTGGGCGGTATCCACATGGCCGACGCGGCGCTGAACCAAGCCAAGGACGACCAGGTGCTGTACCTGGCCCATCAGATCAAGGATTCGCAGCAGTCCGAGATCGAGGCGCTGCAACAGGAACAGAAGAGGCTGACCGGCCAAAAATGA